In the genome of Spirochaetia bacterium, one region contains:
- a CDS encoding DUF1538 domain-containing protein codes for MDFLIGGILLILGLSVFLLGAEIGMVPIGQKVGSSLTRKRNLPLILVIGFVVGFALSVAEPDIQVLASQVADADASITCTSLIMMISIGVGLFVSMAFARTIFQVPLKWLFSVFYGIVFILTAVVRPEFVGIAFDAGGATTGPMTVPFIMALGLGVASVRRNVSISSVENDSFGFVGVASIGPILAVLLMGLISDGAAGTTSQAVSVEAFSTGTIIQHFLGLLPGISKEALKALLPLSFILLAFQVTLLHMPRHQVKKTILGLFYTFVGLVVFLVGTNGGFMPAGKVLGAEIGNLGDGWALFPIGLLFGAVVVCAEPAVWVLTDQVEEVSGGHIRRPLMLIALAIGVGTAVALSMLRVVAGINLVWFLLAGYGIALIMTFFCPPLFTAIAFDSGGVATGPLSSTFILSFALGASVAFDGNPTTDAFGILAMIAMTPLIAIQTLGLIYKKKQHTMKKLKDRHKAQTASVRDKI; via the coding sequence ATGGACTTTCTCATCGGAGGTATCTTGCTGATTCTTGGTTTGTCTGTTTTTCTTCTTGGTGCCGAAATTGGAATGGTACCCATTGGACAGAAAGTAGGTTCTTCCTTGACAAGGAAAAGGAATCTTCCTCTTATACTTGTCATTGGATTTGTTGTTGGTTTTGCCCTTTCCGTTGCGGAGCCAGATATCCAAGTCCTTGCATCCCAGGTCGCAGACGCCGATGCTTCCATTACTTGTACTTCTCTGATCATGATGATTTCTATCGGTGTGGGATTGTTTGTCTCGATGGCTTTTGCAAGAACTATTTTTCAGGTTCCGCTTAAATGGTTGTTTTCTGTTTTTTATGGTATTGTCTTTATCTTGACGGCAGTAGTGCGTCCTGAATTCGTGGGGATTGCCTTTGATGCCGGAGGTGCTACGACAGGTCCGATGACAGTTCCTTTTATCATGGCACTCGGACTTGGCGTAGCCTCTGTCAGGAGAAATGTATCTATTTCAAGCGTAGAGAATGATAGCTTCGGATTTGTAGGTGTTGCTTCTATCGGTCCAATTCTTGCCGTTTTGTTAATGGGACTGATTTCGGACGGTGCAGCGGGGACTACTTCGCAAGCCGTCTCTGTCGAGGCATTTTCCACAGGAACTATCATTCAACATTTTCTGGGGTTGTTGCCTGGTATATCCAAAGAAGCACTGAAAGCATTGCTTCCGCTTTCCTTTATTCTCCTTGCGTTTCAAGTGACATTGCTCCATATGCCGAGGCACCAAGTGAAGAAGACCATCCTTGGCTTATTCTATACGTTTGTTGGATTGGTAGTATTCCTTGTCGGAACCAATGGTGGGTTTATGCCTGCAGGGAAGGTCTTGGGAGCAGAAATCGGTAACTTGGGTGACGGATGGGCTCTTTTTCCCATTGGATTGTTGTTCGGTGCAGTAGTAGTATGCGCCGAACCGGCTGTCTGGGTCCTGACCGATCAGGTTGAAGAGGTATCTGGAGGACACATCCGACGTCCCCTGATGCTGATTGCACTTGCGATAGGAGTCGGTACAGCCGTTGCGCTTTCGATGTTGCGGGTCGTCGCCGGCATAAACCTTGTGTGGTTTTTGCTTGCGGGATATGGCATCGCCTTGATTATGACTTTTTTTTGTCCTCCTTTATTTACAGCTATTGCATTTGATTCTGGTGGTGTAGCTACAGGACCGCTGTCTTCGACCTTTATCCTGTCGTTCGCTCTAGGAGCGTCAGTAGCTTTTGATGGCAATCCGACAACCGATGCGTTCGGCATACTTGCAATGATTGCGATGACACCGTTGATTGCAATTCAGACGCTTGGTTTGATTTATAAGAAAAAGCAACATACAATGAAAAAGCTTAAGGACCGGCATAAGGCGCAAACAGCATCTGTGAGGGACAAAATATGA
- a CDS encoding P-II family nitrogen regulator produces the protein MIDRNGNTTTVFRPGKLLLTIIGRHQGERLVNAGRAAGAMGGTILLGRGTATNRVLAALGIGDTAKDVLLTLLDDGQTEAVKSAHISAAKKDTRHLSGIGMLLDVAGILRQKEYDEMENHANERMGGTMETKWKLISVIVNQGYADEAMVAARKAGAEGGTILTGRGTGTEKDVKFFGISLVPEKELLLILSQSEKVERILNAMRCETCLQEPGSGIVFCMAVEDFFPLGK, from the coding sequence ATGATAGACAGAAACGGAAATACAACTACGGTTTTTCGTCCTGGAAAACTATTGCTGACCATTATCGGAAGGCATCAGGGGGAACGTTTAGTCAACGCAGGAAGGGCCGCAGGGGCAATGGGAGGAACAATTCTGCTTGGGCGTGGTACCGCTACCAATCGAGTGCTTGCGGCGTTGGGTATAGGTGATACGGCCAAAGATGTTTTGCTTACGCTTCTTGATGATGGCCAGACTGAAGCTGTCAAATCTGCGCATATTTCGGCTGCAAAAAAAGATACTAGACACTTGTCAGGCATAGGGATGTTGCTTGATGTCGCCGGAATTTTACGACAAAAGGAGTATGACGAAATGGAAAACCATGCCAATGAAAGGATGGGGGGAACAATGGAAACAAAATGGAAATTGATATCCGTCATTGTCAACCAGGGATATGCAGATGAAGCAATGGTTGCGGCGCGTAAAGCAGGAGCTGAGGGCGGGACAATCCTTACCGGAAGGGGCACAGGAACAGAAAAGGATGTGAAATTCTTCGGTATCAGTCTGGTACCGGAGAAAGAGCTGCTGCTGATCCTTTCTCAAAGCGAGAAGGTGGAACGGATATTGAATGCGATGCGCTGTGAGACATGTTTGCAGGAACCTGGAAGCGGAATTGTATTCTGTATGGCTGTAGAAGATTTTTTCCCTTTGGGAAAATAA
- a CDS encoding nitroreductase family protein, which translates to MDTVLENILTRTSVRSYTEKKIDSQTLELLLKAGMAAPSAMNRQPWRFILITERAVLDSLATRLPYAKMAAEAQAGIVVCGDMDATGEGEKDLMWVSDCSAATENILLAAHALGLGAVWTAVYPVRDRMETVVDVLHLPSKIVPLCFVPVGYPVGTERVKEKFKKDNIHLNRW; encoded by the coding sequence ATGGATACGGTTCTTGAAAACATACTGACGAGAACGAGCGTCAGGAGCTATACAGAAAAGAAAATTGATTCACAGACGCTTGAACTGTTGCTAAAAGCAGGAATGGCTGCTCCTTCTGCCATGAACAGGCAGCCCTGGCGCTTCATTTTAATTACGGAAAGGGCTGTCCTTGATTCTTTGGCAACCAGACTTCCATATGCAAAGATGGCAGCAGAAGCACAGGCGGGAATAGTAGTCTGTGGTGACATGGATGCAACAGGAGAGGGGGAAAAGGACCTTATGTGGGTTTCTGATTGTTCCGCAGCGACAGAGAACATCCTTCTGGCGGCACATGCTCTTGGACTGGGAGCTGTGTGGACAGCTGTATATCCTGTGAGAGACCGGATGGAGACTGTTGTTGATGTATTGCATCTGCCCTCCAAGATAGTTCCTCTTTGTTTTGTTCCTGTCGGATATCCGGTGGGTACGGAACGCGTAAAAGAAAAATTCAAGAAAGACAACATTCATTTGAATCGATGGTAA
- a CDS encoding ATP-binding protein gives MHFIPRQAEQTLKRLANSFPAVLVVGARQTGKTTLIRNSAVALSANYVTFDDINEIQSVAADAKTYLEFHRSPVIFDEIQHVPNLFPYLKMEIDENRHPGMFFLTGSQRFSMMKHVTESLAGRIGILQLPGISLRERLADTCTEPFVPSKQFLVRRTVPARIDSIGTLWTMIQKGSYPEIVTGNVLPEDFYGSYLQTYIERDVRQLTQVADELQFSNFVVAVAARTGHLVNYADLARDIGISEVTAKKWLSILVTSGLVYLLQPYSANVEKRVVKTPKLYFMDTGLAAFLTKWRTSEVLMTGAMAGTYFETFVVTEIIKSYLNAGQIPPVYFYRDKDKIEIDLLIESEGTLYPVEIKKTVSPAKKDIAAFSILSRIRNVNIGTGAVICPCTKLGILSSDVYTVPVDYI, from the coding sequence ATGCATTTTATCCCACGTCAGGCAGAACAGACTTTAAAAAGGCTTGCAAATTCATTTCCTGCTGTATTGGTTGTAGGTGCACGTCAGACAGGAAAAACGACGTTGATCAGGAACTCAGCAGTTGCTTTATCTGCGAACTATGTAACATTTGATGATATTAATGAAATACAATCCGTTGCGGCCGATGCCAAGACATATCTCGAGTTCCATCGTTCCCCTGTTATCTTTGATGAGATACAGCATGTGCCGAATCTTTTTCCATACCTGAAAATGGAAATTGATGAAAACCGTCATCCCGGGATGTTTTTCTTGACAGGCAGCCAGCGTTTTTCAATGATGAAACATGTTACAGAAAGCCTTGCCGGACGTATTGGCATTTTGCAATTGCCTGGTATTTCTTTGAGAGAACGTTTGGCTGATACATGTACTGAACCCTTTGTACCGTCGAAACAATTCCTTGTTCGACGTACCGTTCCTGCCAGAATCGATTCGATCGGAACTTTATGGACGATGATCCAGAAAGGTTCTTATCCTGAAATCGTTACAGGAAATGTTCTGCCGGAAGATTTCTATGGTTCCTATCTGCAGACGTATATAGAACGGGATGTCCGACAGCTGACGCAGGTTGCTGATGAACTTCAGTTCAGTAACTTTGTCGTTGCTGTAGCTGCGCGGACTGGCCATTTGGTCAATTATGCAGATTTGGCACGCGATATTGGCATCAGTGAAGTAACTGCCAAGAAATGGCTTTCAATTCTTGTTACTTCGGGATTGGTATATTTGCTTCAGCCATATTCGGCAAATGTAGAGAAGCGGGTCGTAAAGACTCCGAAACTTTATTTCATGGACACTGGTCTTGCTGCGTTTCTAACGAAATGGCGTACGTCTGAAGTCTTGATGACGGGTGCAATGGCAGGGACTTATTTTGAGACTTTCGTCGTGACCGAGATTATAAAAAGTTATTTGAATGCAGGACAGATACCGCCGGTTTATTTCTATCGGGATAAGGATAAGATTGAAATAGATCTGCTTATAGAATCAGAAGGTACATTATACCCTGTGGAAATAAAAAAAACAGTAAGCCCTGCAAAAAAAGATATTGCTGCTTTTTCCATATTGTCACGTATCAGGAATGTGAACATAGGAACAGGAGCTGTTATCTGTCCCTGTACCAAGTTGGGTATCCTGAGCTCTGATGTGTATACGGTACCAGTTGATTATATCTGA